CAGATCGTGCCGTAAAGCGTGATGCCGAGCAGCGGAATGGGGGCCGCGAACAACAGGACGAAGGATACGGAAATCACCACACCTGGCAGCGCATAGGGAATATCCACCAGCGCCGACAGCAGGAACATGAAGCGGCTTTTGCCGCGCACCAGGAAATAGGCGGTCAACACCGTCACCGCAAGCAGGCAAAGGGATGTGACCGTCGCCAGAAACAGCGAGTTGCGGAAGGCTGTGCGGGTCACGCTCTGCCGGTAGAGCAGCTCCTCATAGGCGTGCATCGTAGCGGTCTTGAGACTGAGCGGCACGCCATAGGCGGGGGCAAGCGAGCTTGCCACCAGCGCAGCAAGTGGTGCAACCAGCATGAAGAACAGCACGAGCCAAAGGACAAGCTCAGCCACTACACGCCAGCGCGACAGCTTGAAAGTCGCGGCCTTGCCGGAAAGACCGATGATGCGATAGTCCCTGCCCTTCATTGCCCGCTCTTGCAGCGCAAGACCGGCCACGGAGATGATGGCGATCATGGTCGAGAGAATGGCGATATCGCCGAAGGTGCTCGCACCAAAACTGGCGAAGCGGCTGTAGATCAGCGTCGGCAGGGTGAAGATCGAGGCCGGAATACCGAGGATCGCCGGAATACCGAAATTGCCGACATTGGACACAAACGAGATCGCCGCCCCGGCGATCAATCCCGGCGTCGAAAGCGGCAGGATGATATCGAACAGCACGCGGCGAGGCGAAGCACCGGAAAGCTTGGCCGCCTCGATGCCATCCTGCGGCAAAGCGAGCAGGCCGGCGCGCAGCGACAGATAGACGAGCGGCGCATGCTGCACGCCGAGCAAAAGCGCGATACCGGCAATGGAATAGAGCGGTTGCGGCGAGCCCATGGGCGGCGCAAGGCCGATGGCCTTTAACAGCGTGCTCGACGGGCCGGTCATGCCGATCCACGACAGCGCCGTCACCTGCGGCGGGATCATCATAGGCAGCATGAAGAGGAAGCTTAAGATCGACTTGCCGCGTATGTCGCAAAGCGTCAGCGCCAGCGCGAAGCCCCCGCCGATCATGAGTGAAATCAGCATGCCGAAAAAAGAGGTGGACAGCGTGTTCAGCGCCGCATCCCAAAGGGCGGGATCAGCCAGCAATCGCCATATGTCACCGTTGAGTGACGAAACAATGCCGGTATAGGCGAGCCGCCCGAGCGGCAGGGCGCTGAGCGCAAAAACGACGCTCACCACAAAAGGAAACAGCCAGCGCGGCTGGCTGTTTCCATAGGCACTTGATCGGGACATGCCGCTATATCAGCCCTTGGAGCCGAAAATATCGGAGAAGGTCTTCAGATCCTGCTCTGAGTTCTTCAGCGCGTCCGCGGCGTTGAGCGGCAGGACCTTGAGCTTGTCGCGGGCGGGGAAACCTTCCGGCATGCCAGCGTCAGCGCGCGCGGGGATGTAGCCGAGCTTGACGAAGCCCTGCTGGCCTTTTTCCGAAAGCACGTAGTCGACGAACTTCTTAGCGGCTTCCTCATGCTTGGTACCCTTGAGGATCGCGACCGGTTCGGTCACGGCCGAAACGCCCTCTTCCGGGAAAACGAACTCCACCGGGGCGCCCTTGGCCTTTTCGCGGATAGGCATGTAGTCGACGACAACGCCGTAAGCCTTCTCACCTGATGCAACCGACTTCAGCACCGCGCCGTTACCGCCACCGGAAATGGCTTCATTGGCCTTCAGCTGCTTGTAATAGTCCCAGCCGAGGCCGTTGGCAGCGGCCAGCGTCTGCGCGTGGATCAGCGCTGCACCAGAGGTCAGCGGGCTCGGCATGGTCACCAGACCCTTGGCTTCCGCCTTGGCAAGATCCTTCCAGCTCGTCGGCTTCATCGCAGCGGCAGTGTTATACATGATGCCGGTGGTGATGAGCTTGGTGGAATAATAATAGCCGTCCGCATCGTAGAGCGAGGCGTCGATGTTCTTCGCTTCCGGCGACTTGTGGGCCATAAGCTGGCCAGCCTGCTTCATACGCTCGAGTGTGACGGTGTCGGCGATCAAGAGCACGTCGGCAACCGGATTGCCGGCGCTGATCTCAGCCATCAGCTTGGCCATGATCTTCGGCGTTCCGTCACGCACCCATTCGACTTCGATACCGGGATTGGCGGCCTTGAAACCATCAACGGTCGCCTGCGCGTCCTCGTTCGGCTGGCTGGTATAAAGCACCAGGTCGGCAGCATTGGCAGCGGTGGCGATGAAGCCGAGCGATACGATGGCGGTAAAAGCGGAAAGCAGCGTTTTCATAGGTCCAGTCCCTGTTGTTTCGTGGGACCGCTAAAACATGATTGCATAACATGTATGTGACAGGCAGGATTTTAGGGGTGTGATCTGTTGGGGTCGTCGCGATTAGGAGTAACAATGCCCCTTGGCGCTTGCGGCTCACCCCCCTCTGCCCTGCCGGGCATCTCCCCCTCAAGGGGGGAGATCGGCAAGAGGCGCTGGCACAACTTCATTTTCAACTGTTGCGATACGCGATACCTTAACCGCGAGTCGATCTCCCCCCTTGAGGGGGAGATGTCCGGCAGGACAGAGGGGGGTGAAACCGCACCCTCCGTCAATACCGTAAGCCGCCGCCCTCAAATCGCCGGAACCACTTCGGTCGTCTCCGCCTGCGCCGTCGCAATCAATCGGCCAAGCCGCTTCATGCCTTCCTCGATCATCGCCTCATTGGCGCAGGAGAAGCTTATGCGCAGCGTGTTCGTGCCCGAGCCATCGGCAAAGAAGGCGCGACCCGGAACGAAGGCGACCTTCTCCGTTGCGATGGATTTTGCCAGCAGTGCGGCGCCATCCATGCCTTCCGGCAGGGTGACCCAGATGAACATGCCGCCTTCCGGCTTGGTCCAGCGCGTGCCCTTCGGCATGTATTTGTCGAGCGCAGCCAGCATCGCATCGCGGCGGGCGCTGTAGGCGGCCTTGATCTTGGCGACCTGTTTGTCGAAGCCGCGCGAAGCGACACGTTCGATGGCGATCTGGTTGATCGTCGAGGAATGCAGGTCTGCGGCCTGCTTCATCAGCACCAGCTTGCGGATAACAGGCGCAGACGCGACGATGTAACCGACACGAAGGCCGGGTGCGAGCGTCTTGGAGAAGCTGCCGCAATAGATGGTGCGGGTGTTCTCGATGCCGCCCGAGCGGGCAATGTCGAGCGCCATGATCGGCGGAACCGCTTCGCCGTCGTAACGCAGCGACTGATAGGCGGCGTCTTCGATGACGGCGATATCCAGCTCGTCAGCCAGCGCCAGAACCTTTTCGCGGCCGGCAAGATCAACGGTTTCCCCGGTCGGATTGGAGAAATCGGCAGAGAGATAAGCGAACTTCACCGCGCCGCCGAGCTTGGCCGCGGTTTCGCGGTAAGCTTCGGGCGTGCGGTTGCCGCCGGGATTGAGCTGGTCGTAATTCGGCTCATAGGCGTTGAAGGCGGAAAGTGCGCCGAGATAGGTCGGCCAGGTTACCAGCGCGGTATCCTTCGGCGACAGGAACAGCTTGCCGAGGTAGTCGAGACCCTGCTGCGAACCCGAAACGATGAAGACGTTGTCGGCAGTGCATTCAATGCCGATCTCGGCCATTTCGCCCGCCAGCCATTCGCGCAGCGGCTTGTAACCTTCGCTCACCGAATATTGCAGCGCCGAGTTGACCTGCGAACCCGAAAAAATTTCCGCATAAGCCTGCTGGAACTCCTCTGCGGGGAAAAGAGCCGGGTCCGGAATACCGCCGGCAAAGGAAATGATATCGGGCTGCTCGAGCAGCTTCAGCAGCTCGCGGATTTCAGACGCTTTCATGCGCGACGAGCGCGTGGCGAAAATTTGTTCCCAATCAAGCATGGGTACGTTTCCTCTTGTGTCGTTTTTATGCGTGCATCTTTACAGAAATGTCGATACGTCAGCAATACTGACTTATCAGTTTTTCGAATTATTTCTGCCTCCCTGCACGTTACCCGCATTTGGGCCCGCCTTTGGCGGACAAAGCCAAATACACCCTTGCGCAAAGCTTCACAATCTTCCGTTTGCGATTGACGCGGCAAGGTTTTCCGGCTGGATTGCGGCCACGCGCCGCGACACGGCGAAAGCATCATGGGAGTTTGACGACATGCTGAAAAATATCGACCCGGCGCTGAATGCCGATGTTCTTCACGCCCTACGCGCCATGGGTCACGGCGATACGCTGGTGATTTCCGACACCAACTTCCCTTCCGATTCGGTGGCTCGCCAGACAACGGTCGGCAAGGTGCTGCGCATGGACAACATTTCCGCCGCCCGCGCCATGCAGGCGATCCTCTCGGTGCTGCCACTCGACACGCCGCTGCAGCCTTCGGTCGGACGCATGGAAGTGATGGGCGCGCCGGACCAGCTGGAACCCGTACAGGTCGAAGTGCAGAAGGAAATAGACGCGGCGGAGGGAAAATCCGCCCCCATGTACGGTATCGAACGCTTCGCCTTCTATGAACAGGCTAAAAACGCATATTGCGTCATCACAACAGGCGAGACCCGTTTTTACGGCTGCTTCCTGCTGACGAAGGGCGTCATCCCTCCGGGCAAATAAGAT
This region of Agrobacterium tumefaciens genomic DNA includes:
- a CDS encoding ABC transporter substrate-binding protein codes for the protein MKTLLSAFTAIVSLGFIATAANAADLVLYTSQPNEDAQATVDGFKAANPGIEVEWVRDGTPKIMAKLMAEISAGNPVADVLLIADTVTLERMKQAGQLMAHKSPEAKNIDASLYDADGYYYSTKLITTGIMYNTAAAMKPTSWKDLAKAEAKGLVTMPSPLTSGAALIHAQTLAAANGLGWDYYKQLKANEAISGGGNGAVLKSVASGEKAYGVVVDYMPIREKAKGAPVEFVFPEEGVSAVTEPVAILKGTKHEEAAKKFVDYVLSEKGQQGFVKLGYIPARADAGMPEGFPARDKLKVLPLNAADALKNSEQDLKTFSDIFGSKG
- a CDS encoding RbsD/FucU family protein, with translation MLKNIDPALNADVLHALRAMGHGDTLVISDTNFPSDSVARQTTVGKVLRMDNISAARAMQAILSVLPLDTPLQPSVGRMEVMGAPDQLEPVQVEVQKEIDAAEGKSAPMYGIERFAFYEQAKNAYCVITTGETRFYGCFLLTKGVIPPGK
- a CDS encoding aminotransferase-like domain-containing protein encodes the protein MLDWEQIFATRSSRMKASEIRELLKLLEQPDIISFAGGIPDPALFPAEEFQQAYAEIFSGSQVNSALQYSVSEGYKPLREWLAGEMAEIGIECTADNVFIVSGSQQGLDYLGKLFLSPKDTALVTWPTYLGALSAFNAYEPNYDQLNPGGNRTPEAYRETAAKLGGAVKFAYLSADFSNPTGETVDLAGREKVLALADELDIAVIEDAAYQSLRYDGEAVPPIMALDIARSGGIENTRTIYCGSFSKTLAPGLRVGYIVASAPVIRKLVLMKQAADLHSSTINQIAIERVASRGFDKQVAKIKAAYSARRDAMLAALDKYMPKGTRWTKPEGGMFIWVTLPEGMDGAALLAKSIATEKVAFVPGRAFFADGSGTNTLRISFSCANEAMIEEGMKRLGRLIATAQAETTEVVPAI
- a CDS encoding ABC transporter permease is translated as MSRSSAYGNSQPRWLFPFVVSVVFALSALPLGRLAYTGIVSSLNGDIWRLLADPALWDAALNTLSTSFFGMLISLMIGGGFALALTLCDIRGKSILSFLFMLPMMIPPQVTALSWIGMTGPSSTLLKAIGLAPPMGSPQPLYSIAGIALLLGVQHAPLVYLSLRAGLLALPQDGIEAAKLSGASPRRVLFDIILPLSTPGLIAGAAISFVSNVGNFGIPAILGIPASIFTLPTLIYSRFASFGASTFGDIAILSTMIAIISVAGLALQERAMKGRDYRIIGLSGKAATFKLSRWRVVAELVLWLVLFFMLVAPLAALVASSLAPAYGVPLSLKTATMHAYEELLYRQSVTRTAFRNSLFLATVTSLCLLAVTVLTAYFLVRGKSRFMFLLSALVDIPYALPGVVISVSFVLLFAAPIPLLGITLYGTIWIILLAYFSSFFAVSLKPMVSAFLQFDPSLEEAARLSGAGFWRRLKDIILPLVGPAAGASVILVFLIACNELTVSALLWSAGTQTLGVLIYNLDDSGSFDLASALSVLVVIMVIFLMLLLEILGRYLPKGVVPWRN